The Cetobacterium somerae sequence CAATAGCTCCAGTTGAAGTTTTAATAACAGTTTCATTTATTTTAACTGAATTTCTTTCTGGAATTATAATTCCTTTTACTCCAAATATTTCAGCACTTCTAATTATTGCTCCAAAATTTCTTGGATCTTGAACTCCATCTAAAATTAAAACTATTGATTTTTCATCTCTAGCTATCTTTTCTAAAAATTCTCCTAACTCAATATAGTAATCATAATCACTTAAATATGCCACTACCCCTTGAGAGTTCTCCTCTTTTTTTCCAACTTGAAATAATTTTATATTTCTAGCTGAAGCCAAAGCCTTTAATTTACCTAGCTTTTCTTCTCTCATCCCTTTAAATATTTCAATTTTTTCGATATTGTTAGACTTATTTTGTAATAACTCTATTACAGGATTTATTCCTATTACTTTTTCCATTTTCTCACCCTTTTATATTTCTACTTTTATTCTTTCTATATCTGCACCTAACGCTTTTAACTTTACTTCTAGGTTTTCATATCCTCTATCCACATGATAGATTCTATTTACTATAGTTTCTCCATCTGCAAGTAACCCAGCTAATATTAAAGAAGCTCCTGCTCTTAAATCACTAGCCATAACCTCCGCTGATGAAAATACTTCTATTCCATCAATTCTTGCTATATTAGCATCTGTTGATATATTCGCTCCCATTCTATTTAATTCAGGAACATGCATAAATCTATTTTCAAATATTGTTTCCTTTATCTCACTTGTTCCTTTTACTAAACACATTAAGGTCATCATTGGAGATTGTAAATCTGTTGGAAATCCTGGATGTGGCATTGTTGTAGCTTTAACTGCTTTTAAATCTTTTAATTTAGTTTTTGTTGTTAAAACATCTCCATCAATATCAAACTCTGCTCCCATCTCTTCAAGTTTTGATATAAAACTCTCTATATGATCTCTTATAACTCCTTTAACAGTTATAGCTCCATCAAACATAAGTGATGCAACTATAAAAGTTCCAGCTACTATTCTATCTGGAATAATTGAATATTCACAAGGCGTTAACTTCTCTACTCCTTCAATTTCTAATCTTCCAGTTCCAATCCCCTCTATCTTTGCTCCCATTTTATTTAAAAAATTACACAAATCATCTATTTCAGGTTCTCTTGCTGCGTTTTCAATAACTGTTTTTCCCTTTGCTTTTACAGCTGCCATAATAACATTTTCTGTTGCTCCAACACTAGGAAAATCAAATACAACTTTTCCACCTATAAGTTCTTTTGCTTCTCCTTCAACATATCCGTGATCTATTTTAATCTCAACACCCAATGCTTCAAATCCTTTCAAATGTAAATCAACTGGTCTTGAACCTATCGCACACCCTCCAGGTAATGATACTTTTGCTTTTTTCTCATGAGCTAACATCGGCCCCATAACTAAAAAAGAAGCTCTCATTTTTTTTACTAAGTCATATGATGCAACAAGTGATTTTAGTCCATTATTAACTACTTTATATGAATGTTCTCCCATTTTTTCAATTTCAAGTCCTAAGCTTTCTAAAAGTTGAACAAGAGTAACTATATCTCTTAAATTTGGAACATTATTTAAAATATAAGTTCCTTTTTCAATTAACGTTGCTACAAATATTGGTAAAGCAGCATTTTTTGCTCCTTCTACTTTTAATTCTCCATTTATTTTCTTTCCACCTATTATTTTAAATGCCTCTACGCTCATGTTATCTCTCCTTTTTGTCAAATCTGTCTATTGGGCAAACCTTTCCAAATAATCTATCAAAAAAATTCATTTCTTGAAACTTATCCAATCGTTCTGGCAGTTTTGCTTTTAATTCTTTATAATGCTTTGGACAAATTTTATGCCCTTCACCATATATAAAAGCTTCACTTAATCCAGCATCAGTATATATTTTAGTTGCACTCTCTAGTACAACATCTTTATTTTCATTATCTAATGGTTCTTGAGAAACAACAACTAATCCAATATTTCCTCTAAAAGTAATATCATCTACAAGTGTATATCTTAGACCTATCTTTTCAGCTTCATCTATGTATGGTTTAATTGAATCAAAAGGAATATCTCTTCTAATTTTTAGTAAAACAGCTCTTGTATCCTTCATTGCTTCTTTTATTTCATTATGAATTAAATTTCTTTCAATCTCTTGTTTTTCCAGAGCTGCTAAAATATTTTCTTTAAATTCCCCTAAATAAATTAGCTTTTCTGTTTGAGTTTTTAAGAAGTGTAACTTTGCTTTTTCTCTTTCGTTTATTATATCATCTACCAACTAAAATCACCTTCTATAAAAAATTTATTTTTATTAATAATTATAGCATATAAAATCAAAAAAGTGATATAATTAAATATAACATTAATGTAACGGAGGTTCTATGAGATTTAGACTTTTTCTATGTTTTATTTTTGCGATTTCACTTAGTGTTTTAGCACAAAATAAAACTATTACTATTTCTGGTTTTGTTACTGATAAAGAGTTTAGATTAGGAGATGCAACTGTCTGTTTTTTCAATAGTTCTAATAAAGTTAAATGTACAAAAAGTGATATTAATGGAGAATTCTCCATAGAATTACCTGAAAATAAATATAGAGTTACTGTTAAGAAGGATGGCTATACATCTCTAATTGGAGATAACTTTTTTGTTGATTATATTTTTAACCCTCCACAAAACTTAGTTTTAAATATGACTGATAATAAAATATCTATTTATGGCAAAGTTATAAATAATTTTGGAGAACCCATTAAAGATGCTCAAGTCAAAGTTAAAATTGGAGAAAATCTCTTAGATATAAATACAAATATAAATGGTATTTTCTTTTTTCAAGGTCATGTTGGATTAATATCAATTTTTGCTCAAAAACCTGGCTTTTATGGAAATGGTGTTTCTATGTTAATTCAAAATGAGAAATTTATTAATGATATTTCAATTGTTCTCGAAGCTAAAACATTTTATATATCTGGTGCTTTAGTTCAGGGAAATAACTATCTAAAAGAAGTTGAATTAGAACTAATAAATGGAAGCAACAATAAAATTATTGCTTCATTAAAAACTTCTAAAGATGGACTTTTTGAATTTAGAGATATTTTAAACTATGAAAAAGCATATTTTAGAGTTCCTAGTCTAGGATATCAAAGTGCTCCTTTTACTATCAATAAAGATTTAAGACAATTTAATATATTTGTAAATTAAAAAGAAGCCCAAAAATGAGCTTCTTTTATTTTTATTATTTATTTAATCTTTTATTTAATTCTTCAGCTTGCTTTTCAAAACCTTTTTTTCCTAATAAAGCAAACATATTAGCTTTATATGCTTCTACTCCAGGTTGATCAAATGGATTTACTCCAAGTAAATATCCACTTACTCCACAAGCTTTTTCAAAGAAATAGAACATATATCCTAAATGATATGGTGTTGCTTCTGGTAAGTTTACTATTAAATTAGGTACGCCTCCATCTACGTGAGCTAAAACTGTACCTTGAGCTGCTTTTTTATTTACAAAATCCATTCCTTTTCCTGCTAAATAGTTTAATCCATCTAAATCTAATTTATCAGCTTCTATTATCACATCGCATTCAGGTGTTTCTATATTTACTAATGTCTCTATTAAAATTCTTTTACCATCTTGTATGAATTGTCCCATAGAGTGTAAATCTGTTGAAAAATCTGCTGCGGCAGGTAATAATCCTTTTCCATCTTTACCTTCTGACTCTCCAAATAATTGTTTCCACCATTCACCAATATAATGTAATCTTGGTTCATAGTTAATTAACATCTCTACATCTTTACCTTTTCTATTTAAGATATTTCTTATTGTTGCATATTTTAAACAATCATTATTCTCATAAGGAGCTTTATAATCCTCTTGAGCATCTCTTGCTCCAGCCATTAACTCGTCTATATTAATTCCTGCTGCTGCAATTGGTAATAATCCAACTGCTGTTAAAACAGAAAATCTTCCTCCTACATTATCAGGTACAACAAATGTTTCATACCCCTCATCTGTTGATAATTTTTTAAGTGCACCTTTACTTGCATCTGTTGTTGCATATATTCTTTTTCTTGCACCTTCAACCCCATATTTTTCCTCTAAATGCTTTTTAAATACTCTAAAAGCAATAGCTGGTTCTGTTGTTGTTCCTGATTTTGAAATAACATTAACAGAATAATCTCTATCTCCAATTATTTCTAATAAATCATTTATATATTTCCCTGAAATATTTTGTCCTGCAAAATAGATTTCAGGTCCTTTTCTTTTTGATTTAGGTTGGTTATTATAAAAAGTATGTGATAAAAATTCAATAGCTGCTCTAGCTCCTAAATAAGAACCTCCAATACCTATAACTACTAAAACTTCTGAATCATTTTTTATTTTTTCTGCTGCATCTTTTATTCTATTAAACTCTACTTTGTCATAATTAGTTGGTAAATCAAGCCAACCTAAAAAATCATTTCCTGCTCCTACTCCATTCATTAAAGTTTCTGTAGCAAGTTTACATTGAGCTTCCATTAACGATAATTCATTTTCTTTAAAAAATCCTAGTGCATTTGAATAATCAAATGATAACTTTTTCATAATATATAACCTCCATATTAATTAGATACCTACATTTTTTTCTAAAACTTCTATTCTTTTTCGTAATTCATTTACTTGTTTTTGAGTTTCGTCGTTTTTTTGTCTAATAACTTCAATATCAACTCTCATATTTTCTATTTTTCCATTAAATAAATCTGTATCAAAGCCGATTTTTGTCAATTCTCTAGAAAATTCATAAACTAAGCTTTCTAAAATAACTAAGTCACCTCTATTAGCTTTTTTTTCATTCAATGTATTGAATGCCCTGTTTAGACCTTCTGCAAAGCTATACCTTGAAACTGGAAATTCTCCTTTAAACAAAAAACTCTCTTCTGATATTACTCCCTCATTCACAAGATTTTGAATCGCTTTGTATGCCCAATGATTTTGAGGAACATCTTCGAATATAAGTTCTTTTCCTTGTCCATATGCTAATGCTATCAGTGTAAAGTATATCACAATTATTTTCTTCATACACTACCTCTTTATGGTTAATTTTTTTTCAATTATAGCACAAAGAATAAAAAAAAACAGCCCTAAAGCTGTTTGAATTCTTATTTTGGAGGCGACGACCAGATTTGAACTGGTGAATAGAGATTTTGCAGACCTCTGCCTTACCACTTGGCGACGTCGCCTTCTATAAAATTGAATGGTGCCCAGAGGCGGAATCGAACCACCGACACGGGGATTTTCAGTCCCCTGCTCTACCGACTGAGCTATCTGGGCAATAATGGCGGGAGTGACGAGGGTCGAACTCGCGACCTCATGCGTGACAGGCATGCGCTCTAACCAACTGAGCTACACCCCCATTATATGGTGGAAACAACTGGACTTGAACCAGTGACCCCCTGCTTGTAAGGCAGGTGCTCTCCCAACTGAGCTATGCTTCCTTGAAGACAACACTAGTATAGCACAATCCATTCACTAACGCAACTATTTTTTTATATTTTTTATTTTTTTTGTAAAAGAACAACACAATAAGATTTTATTCCTTCCTCATTGCCTGTAAATCCTAGTTTCTCTTCTGTAGTAGCTTTTATACTAATATTTGAAATTTCAGTTTCTAGCACTTTTGAAACTCTGTCTCTCATTTCGTCTAAATAAGGTTTTAATTTAGGATTTTGAGCAACAATTATACAATCTAAATTTATAATTCCATATCCTCTTTCTTTAATTAAGCTAAATACTCTTTCTAAAAGAATCATACTATCTATATCTTTATATTCGTTTGATGTATCTGGAAAATGCTGCCCTATATCTCCTAGAGCCAAAGCTCCTAAAAGAGCATCCATTATAGCGTGAATTAATACATCACCATCTGAATGACCTAAAACACCTTTTAGGTGGGGTATCTCTACTCCACCTAAAATTAATTTTCTTCCTTCTACTAATCTGTGAACATCATAACCATTTCCAATTCTCAACATAAATACTACCTACTTCCACTCATTATAAATTCTATTGTAAAAATCTAAAATCTCTTCAGTTGTAACTGTTGATGTTCCCATTTTTCCTACTACTACACCTGCTGCAGTATTTGCTATCTTAGCAGCTTCGTGTAATGTTACACCTGCTGCACTAGCTAGCGTAAATACAGATATAACCGTATCTCCTGCACCTGTTACATCAAATACCTCTTTTGCATATGTTGGAATATTTATTACTTCATCATTTTGAAATAAACTCATCCCCTCTTCACTTCTTGTTAAAAGAAGATTATCTAATTCTAATTTTTCTTTTAACTCTTTTCCAACCTCAATTATATTATCGAAACTTTTTTTACCTAAACACTCAATAGCTTCCTTTCTATTTGGTGTCATTGATGTAGCTCCAATATAATTTAAAGCATTTTTAGGTTTTGGATCAACAGTTACTATTATTCCTTTTTCTTTACATAACGATATTATCTTTTTTACAACTTTTGGTGTTAATACTCCTTTATCATAATCAGATAAAATTATTGCGTCTAAACCATCAATTTGTTTCTCTATCTGTTTTAATAATATTTCTTCTAAATTTTCAGTAATTGGTCTTGCATCTTCCCAATCTAATCTTAAAAGCTGTTGATTTCCACCTATTATTCTTCTTTTTACAATAGTAGGTCTATCATCACTTCTTACAATTCCCATTGTTTCTATAGATTTTTTTTCTAACTCTTTTATTAATCTATCTCCATCAAAATCTTCTCCAACAACTCCAAAACAAACTGCTTTGGCTCCTAATGTTGATAGATTATTAACTACGTTTGCTGCTCCACCTAATACAAATCTTTCCTCTTTTATTGAAACTACTGGTACTGGTGCTTCTGGAGAAATTCTTTCAACTGATCCGATTAAATAATCATCTAACATCATATCTCCAACTACTGCTACTTTTAAATTTTGAAAACTTTTAAGTATCTCTTCTAATCTACTTTTTTCCATTTTAAATCTCCTCTATTACTTCAGCTTTTAATTTTATATATAAATCTGTATGTTCTAATCTACTTGATTTGCTTCTAAATAAAATTCCTACAGCTGGAATTTCGCTTAAGATAGGAACTTTGCTATTAATTTTTTGATCTATTTTTCTTTTTAATCCACCTATTAAAATCACATCATTATTTTTTAACCTAACTTTTGTTTGCAAATTTCTCGATATTTTAGATCCTCCATCTGCATTAAATGTTCCAGAGTTAATATCACTAGGTTTTAATGATTTTTTTAATTTAAAATCACTTGCTTCTAAATTCAAATCTAAATATACACTATTATCCTCTTTTATATACGGTAAAACTTTTAAAATGATTCCAGCTTCTTTGAAAATAGGGGTGTATGTAACTGTATCATTATTTGTATTTTCCTCTTTATCTTGTCCTACAATAACTTCTTCTGTCATTTTCAAAACTCCTGTTTCACCATTTAGTAATATTATTGATGGTAATGCATTTATTGTCAAGTCTTGAGTTGTTTCTAGTAAAGTCAAAGTTAAATCTAAAACATCTTTCCCACTATTAAATTTACTAATAAAATTTATAGAGCTTCCCATTATTTCACCTAAACCATCTACAGTTCCAGATATAAGTGTTTCTAAATAAATTCCACTGCTTTTATCAGATAATCTACCTTGAGTATCATAAGCCCAATTAAAACCAAGCTCTTCAAAAAGATTTTCTTTTACATCTATTATCTCCGCAGTGACTCTAACCTGTTTTTTCCTTTTATCTAGTTTTTTTATTAAATTTTTTGCAGCATAAACTGCTTCGCCTTTTCCAAAAAGTACTATAGAATTATTTCCAGAACTAATTGAAACCTTTAGTTTATCCTCAAAAGTTTCTCTTATTATTTTTTCAATTTCTTCATGATTTAAATTTTCTAATAAAATATTTTCTATTATATCATCTTTTTGGTTTTTTTGTTCCCTTTCTTGAGGGATATTTTTAGGGAAATTTAAATTTTTTCTCTCTACATAAAAATCAAATTTATTTACTCCATCCTTTATTTCTAAAAAATCCCCACTATAAGTATAATCATTGGATAAAATCGAAATAAAATACGTTCCTTTCACAATACTATCTATTAAATATTCTCCATAATTTCCTGAATAAGCTTCAATAACTTCTCTTCTTTTTAAAATTATTTTTATACCTTTTAATTCTTTATTTGTATTTTTATCAAATACTTTTCCAACAAGCATATCTTTATCTTCTGATTTTCTTCCACGAAATATTAATGTTTTTCCATTTTTTATTTTAGTTAATCCATATGTTGCTTCCATTGCATCCAAAATTTCATCTATAGATGTCCCTTTTTTAAAATATCCATCAACTACTATATCTTTTACGTAGCTGTCCCCAATCATTGTATATTTAGAATATCTTGAAAGATGAGCAAATAAATCTACAATTGGAATATCTTTTAAATCTAACTCCTTTGGATAGGTTTCCATTGAGAAATTAGTAAAGTATATAAAAAGAAATAATATAAAAATTTTATATTTCATTAAATTGACCTCCTTTTTTTACCAATTTCTCTTGTTCTATAATTTTTAAAAGTCCCATCATTATAATAATCATAATCTAAATTTTCTTTTTTATTATTGAATATATACATAACATTCATTTTTAAATCTAAAACATTATTATTTATTTCTATCATAATAGAATCACTTTTTAATGCTATATATCTTTTCTCTTCATCTAATTGTAATATAAAATTAAAAATATCTATTTCTCTTCCTGTTGCATGATAAAAAAAAGTTCCTTCTGTATTATCTAAATTCTTTACTACTTTTACCTCTCTTCCAATTACTTCAATTGTTAAATTATTCTCATTTGAAATATCATTAATAAATTTGAAAATTTCATATTCATTATTAAAAATTAGTTTCTGTTTTTCTTCTAATAATTCATTCTTTTTAGAAATAAACTCTTTTTCTTTATCACTATTTTTCTTAAATATTATCTGCTTTTCTATTTCTATATTTTTTAAATCTTTAAGTTCTATTTTTAATTTTTTTCTTATATCAAATTTTGCTTTTAAAAATACTATTGGTTTAAATAATAAAAGATATATTATTAAAAAATTTATTACTGTGAGTATAACTTTAATTTTTAAATTAAAACTTTTTAATTTATCTCTAACTCCATTAAAAAATATAAAATTTCCCCCTCTTTTTTTATGAAATCAAATTTTGTTTCAATAATTTTTTTATCTATTGATAAATATTTTTTTAATTTAAATATATTATTTATATTTTTTCCTGTTCCATTTAATACTATTTTATTTTCTAAAAACTCTATCTTTCCTAAATTTACATCTGATTTTTTACATGCTTTTGATAAAAAAACTAAATTATCCCCAATTTTAGTTTTTTTAAATTTTAATTCTTCATCCTCATCTAACGAAATTTCAGTGAGTTTAATATCTAACTCTTTTAAATTTTTCCTATAATTAATTATTTCTTTTTTTAAATTCAAATTTTCCTCATCTAACTTATAATTTTTTAAATAAATAGCTAAACTAAAAATAAACTCTATTGCTATTATTGTTGATAATAATACTTTGATTTTTTTTCCTATTACTTTAGGCTCTTTTAGGTCCCATCCCTTCTCACTAATAATATCTCTTATTTTAAGGACTATTTCATTATCTAAAACAATTTTTATTTTTAATGTTACTTCATCAGCAACTTCATATATAGATAATAATTCATTTATCTCTCTTGGAATATCCTCTTCATCTTGAAACAAACCTTGATTAATTATTTCTCCATCTTCTAATAATTTTATTCCCCTATCATTAATCTCTAATATTTTCATTTTTTAATCTAGCTTCAACTCCTCTTATCTCTCTTTTATAGCTTTTAAAAAAATTAGACTCACCCTGTAAATATTCATAAAATAAATCAATTTTAATTTCTATTTGAGTTTTTTCTATATCTATAATCTTAACTAATTTTATTTCAAAAATATTTTTTGTAAAAGGAATAAACTTTAATTTATCTTCTATGAATTTTTCATTTTGTTTAACTGTATGCCTTTTATAACCACTTTTAGAAGTTTCATTAATATCAGTCCAAATAAGAGTTTTATCTTCAAAGTACTCAATTATGTCTTTATAATCACCGTTATCAATTAAATAATTTCCCTTAAAAATCTCATATTCTGCTATTACAGAAATATTTTCTATAACCCAATAATCATCATTTGATATTTTTAAAGAAGTAAAATTATCAATTTCATTTCTATAATTTAGTAAACTCATAGAAAATAACCATACTAAAAGTGTGAGAATAAATAAAATACTTGGAAGAATATATCCCTTATTTTTTAAACTCTTTTTTAAATTTCTCATTCAAATAATATCCCTCCATTGATACTCCATAATCTTCTAATTTAAAATTTATTTTAAAATTTTTCATAATATTTTCTCTACTTTCTAATTCTATATTTATCTCATTTTTTCTTCGCCTTTTTCCTAAAAAAGAGGTAATAATATTATCTTCAAAATAATATATTTCTATATTTGTAAATTTATACTCTCCTGGAATATATTTTTCAATAATAAGTATGTTTCCATTATTTACAGAAGGTTTAGAGTAGTCAATATAAGAGTTTATATTATCTTGTTTATATATTTTATATTCTAATGATTCATATATAGATGTGTTTATTCCTTCCAATATTAACTTTATATCTTTATTAAACCGAAACCTATTCATTTGTATTTTTCTTTCAATGTTTATATATTTTAAATAATAAAATAAAATTTGAAAAATAACTGAAACTATCACTAAAGTAAATAATATTTCTATTATTGAAAATCCTTTATTTTTGTTTATATACATATAGCTTACTCTCTCTTCTCAAATTATTTTTTTCTATCTTTATCTCTAATTCATAT is a genomic window containing:
- a CDS encoding carboxypeptidase-like regulatory domain-containing protein, whose protein sequence is MRFRLFLCFIFAISLSVLAQNKTITISGFVTDKEFRLGDATVCFFNSSNKVKCTKSDINGEFSIELPENKYRVTVKKDGYTSLIGDNFFVDYIFNPPQNLVLNMTDNKISIYGKVINNFGEPIKDAQVKVKIGENLLDINTNINGIFFFQGHVGLISIFAQKPGFYGNGVSMLIQNEKFINDISIVLEAKTFYISGALVQGNNYLKEVELELINGSNNKIIASLKTSKDGLFEFRDILNYEKAYFRVPSLGYQSAPFTINKDLRQFNIFVN
- a CDS encoding glucose-6-phosphate isomerase, whose amino-acid sequence is MKKLSFDYSNALGFFKENELSLMEAQCKLATETLMNGVGAGNDFLGWLDLPTNYDKVEFNRIKDAAEKIKNDSEVLVVIGIGGSYLGARAAIEFLSHTFYNNQPKSKRKGPEIYFAGQNISGKYINDLLEIIGDRDYSVNVISKSGTTTEPAIAFRVFKKHLEEKYGVEGARKRIYATTDASKGALKKLSTDEGYETFVVPDNVGGRFSVLTAVGLLPIAAAGINIDELMAGARDAQEDYKAPYENNDCLKYATIRNILNRKGKDVEMLINYEPRLHYIGEWWKQLFGESEGKDGKGLLPAAADFSTDLHSMGQFIQDGKRILIETLVNIETPECDVIIEADKLDLDGLNYLAGKGMDFVNKKAAQGTVLAHVDGGVPNLIVNLPEATPYHLGYMFYFFEKACGVSGYLLGVNPFDQPGVEAYKANMFALLGKKGFEKQAEELNKRLNK
- a CDS encoding prepilin-type N-terminal cleavage/methylation domain-containing protein, producing MYINKNKGFSIIEILFTLVIVSVIFQILFYYLKYINIERKIQMNRFRFNKDIKLILEGINTSIYESLEYKIYKQDNINSYIDYSKPSVNNGNILIIEKYIPGEYKFTNIEIYYFEDNIITSFLGKRRRKNEINIELESRENIMKNFKINFKLEDYGVSMEGYYLNEKFKKEFKK
- the rlmB gene encoding 23S rRNA (guanosine(2251)-2'-O)-methyltransferase RlmB, with protein sequence MEKVIGINPVIELLQNKSNNIEKIEIFKGMREEKLGKLKALASARNIKLFQVGKKEENSQGVVAYLSDYDYYIELGEFLEKIARDEKSIVLILDGVQDPRNFGAIIRSAEIFGVKGIIIPERNSVKINETVIKTSTGAIEHVDIVKVTNISDAIEKLKKLDFWVYGAEGSGSKYYHEEKYPNKTALVLGSEGEGIRKKVKENCDILVKIPMHGKINSLNVSVAGGIILSEIAKNLY
- the murA gene encoding UDP-N-acetylglucosamine 1-carboxyvinyltransferase; the protein is MSVEAFKIIGGKKINGELKVEGAKNAALPIFVATLIEKGTYILNNVPNLRDIVTLVQLLESLGLEIEKMGEHSYKVVNNGLKSLVASYDLVKKMRASFLVMGPMLAHEKKAKVSLPGGCAIGSRPVDLHLKGFEALGVEIKIDHGYVEGEAKELIGGKVVFDFPSVGATENVIMAAVKAKGKTVIENAAREPEIDDLCNFLNKMGAKIEGIGTGRLEIEGVEKLTPCEYSIIPDRIVAGTFIVASLMFDGAITVKGVIRDHIESFISKLEEMGAEFDIDGDVLTTKTKLKDLKAVKATTMPHPGFPTDLQSPMMTLMCLVKGTSEIKETIFENRFMHVPELNRMGANISTDANIARIDGIEVFSSAEVMASDLRAGASLILAGLLADGETIVNRIYHVDRGYENLEVKLKALGADIERIKVEI
- the ispF gene encoding 2-C-methyl-D-erythritol 2,4-cyclodiphosphate synthase translates to MLRIGNGYDVHRLVEGRKLILGGVEIPHLKGVLGHSDGDVLIHAIMDALLGALALGDIGQHFPDTSNEYKDIDSMILLERVFSLIKERGYGIINLDCIIVAQNPKLKPYLDEMRDRVSKVLETEISNISIKATTEEKLGFTGNEEGIKSYCVVLLQKK
- a CDS encoding DUF1694 domain-containing protein, whose amino-acid sequence is MVDDIINEREKAKLHFLKTQTEKLIYLGEFKENILAALEKQEIERNLIHNEIKEAMKDTRAVLLKIRRDIPFDSIKPYIDEAEKIGLRYTLVDDITFRGNIGLVVVSQEPLDNENKDVVLESATKIYTDAGLSEAFIYGEGHKICPKHYKELKAKLPERLDKFQEMNFFDRLFGKVCPIDRFDKKER
- a CDS encoding type II secretion system protein GspD yields the protein MKYKIFILFLFIYFTNFSMETYPKELDLKDIPIVDLFAHLSRYSKYTMIGDSYVKDIVVDGYFKKGTSIDEILDAMEATYGLTKIKNGKTLIFRGRKSEDKDMLVGKVFDKNTNKELKGIKIILKRREVIEAYSGNYGEYLIDSIVKGTYFISILSNDYTYSGDFLEIKDGVNKFDFYVERKNLNFPKNIPQEREQKNQKDDIIENILLENLNHEEIEKIIRETFEDKLKVSISSGNNSIVLFGKGEAVYAAKNLIKKLDKRKKQVRVTAEIIDVKENLFEELGFNWAYDTQGRLSDKSSGIYLETLISGTVDGLGEIMGSSINFISKFNSGKDVLDLTLTLLETTQDLTINALPSIILLNGETGVLKMTEEVIVGQDKEENTNNDTVTYTPIFKEAGIILKVLPYIKEDNSVYLDLNLEASDFKLKKSLKPSDINSGTFNADGGSKISRNLQTKVRLKNNDVILIGGLKRKIDQKINSKVPILSEIPAVGILFRSKSSRLEHTDLYIKLKAEVIEEI
- a CDS encoding S-layer homology domain-containing protein, which translates into the protein MKKIIVIYFTLIALAYGQGKELIFEDVPQNHWAYKAIQNLVNEGVISEESFLFKGEFPVSRYSFAEGLNRAFNTLNEKKANRGDLVILESLVYEFSRELTKIGFDTDLFNGKIENMRVDIEVIRQKNDETQKQVNELRKRIEVLEKNVGI
- the rfaE1 gene encoding D-glycero-beta-D-manno-heptose-7-phosphate kinase; the encoded protein is MEKSRLEEILKSFQNLKVAVVGDMMLDDYLIGSVERISPEAPVPVVSIKEERFVLGGAANVVNNLSTLGAKAVCFGVVGEDFDGDRLIKELEKKSIETMGIVRSDDRPTIVKRRIIGGNQQLLRLDWEDARPITENLEEILLKQIEKQIDGLDAIILSDYDKGVLTPKVVKKIISLCKEKGIIVTVDPKPKNALNYIGATSMTPNRKEAIECLGKKSFDNIIEVGKELKEKLELDNLLLTRSEEGMSLFQNDEVINIPTYAKEVFDVTGAGDTVISVFTLASAAGVTLHEAAKIANTAAGVVVGKMGTSTVTTEEILDFYNRIYNEWK